DNA sequence from the Labrus bergylta chromosome 13, fLabBer1.1, whole genome shotgun sequence genome:
aaaataaagatatatatttttttatacatgaaCAGTGAGGGAAACAGTGAATAAAACATGGCTGGTGAAAGACAAACTGGATAAACTAAAGTAAAGCTTAAGACAtgtttacaacaaaatattgaCTATGTGCTGCCATCTACTGGATAAAAACTAAAGAGTATAAAGCCTGCACAAATTAacttatttataaaatgtgttaaaaaaagatttttgcaACACAAGGATTTTGGAAATCATTTCAATGTCAAACACTCTCTCCTTTGTTCTTTTCAGGTTTGGCAAAGGATAACCCATACGCCCGTATGAATGAACATTAAGAAGAATGTGAGTGACGATTCCTGGAGGGAAAAATCCTTTAGATGATCTGACATATGCCAGTAATAGTGAGATTCATGTGTAGCATATGATAAACTGTGATTATCTGATTTCAGAGAGCCAGTATTTGCCAAAAAAATGTGACCAATATAGTCAAAAATAATTGTGACTGAGTGCAATACACTCAAAGTGGTCCTTTTACctaatgtttcagtttttacacgCCAAAGCTCAGCTTTTATGCTCGTTTAATCATTCTCATCCCTTAGTgttattttgaattattttaagggaaatgtgtttgtttaatttgcTTTCATCCATACATTGAACTACATATAAGGGCTATTGTTTGCACAAAATGCAGAATTGTATAATTCTCAAAACTCAATGGTAGAAAAGTTTTTGTGGTGCTTCATTCAAATTGAATATTtcattgttcattttattttgtaaagcaTAGTTTGTGACTGTTTGTCATTCATGTCTTAAGCATAACTTctaatttttttataaaaggttGTTCATCACAAGACGCTTtctaaagtttattttattattttcctgcTGATAAATATCTGAATCCGAGAAGTTTCGTgagtaagataaaaaaaatctcaaactaAATGTGCagctgctgttaaaaaaaactttgtgattattaaaaaaaaacaaaaaacttcaatagtttttattgtgtgaaaTCGATTCCCATTCAAAGTTTAATACAGATAAAGTGAGGGATCCAATCTAACACATTGTGACTTTTTTCAacatgaaaaggaaaaacaccCAGAACTGAGAAAAGTATGGTTGGAACCATATACAGTAGATCCCATGTGGAAATCAAGTTCATCAATGTGCTTCAGCCTCACAGTTTCACTGAGGCGTACAAGGAACTTGCTTAATCACACATCCTATTTGACAGTAATTTTTCCATAAGCATATTAAGCATACTGCCACCATTATCTTTGTAAAGTTGGTGATTTGCTAGAAAACTAATAGTAGCAACACATTTCTGGTAGGCCTACATTTTTCAAACTCTGCCAGAAGTAAAGTCAAGTTAGATTTCTTGTCACCCTTTTAAAGGCTGCGCTTTTACATGCTTTCATTTGGCCTCTGACactatgagggacaaaaaatgactaaagtataaataaataaataaatgttgggagaaatgcatacaataatgtatgaataaataattaattaaataaatgcatcaataaatatataaatgctgaaaataatacgtcaatgaataaataaatacactttgttaatgaaaaggctatttatatatttttacatgtatttattcatttattagcatatttctacagttatatatgtatcaatgcatacatttccacattaattgagttattaatttatttccgtattttacatttacacagctatttatttctgtgtccaggtcgtaagaggaaaagtatacatgtaaatttgcttctgtctgtttttcaaaattgaccaatcctacttcagtaatgttaggacggcccatttaatttacaaatttacttttccttgtacaacatggacacagaaaccataaataaatatatgaatatatttatttatatattattttttatatgaattgttgattttatatatatgtatatatatatatatatatatatatatatatatatatatatatatatatatatatgtatatatttattgatgcatttatttaattatttatactttagccattttttgtccctcatactGACCTGGACCAAAGGATGATTTGCAttgtgctatttttttttacctctcgGGTACGCGCAAATTAGCTTGCGCGTTCACATATCCGCGGTCCCGAGAAAAAGTGGAGCACGTGACCATTTTGGTCCAATTACATTTCAAATTGAAGTGCGCGCGCCTCCTGGTGCAAACGAGAGAGCCGGAGGAGCAGAAGATAACCCGCTTCACCGTTAACACTTTGACTCTACCTTATTAAAACATCCCGGGGAAGAACAGCACCATGTCCGAGGAGAAGCCAAAGGTCAGTACTCCTTTACCACCGTGGAAACATTCAGTTCATGTTTGTGAGCAGCTGATGATGCACGGTGTGAGTTAACGTTAGcattatgctaagctagctCCGCGTCAGGCTACACACAGCGCGTTTGAGCGGGTCGAGAAAACAAAGGTTGGCAAATCTGCGGATCTTTTAGCTTCAGGCGCACATCTTTGTGTTTCCCCTGTCAAAATCACACAAGCATCCGCAACTACTAGTCTCTGTAAAGCCGTAAAGTAAAGGTATGAGGCTGAGACAGCGCCAGGGGAAATgaatgatttgtattttttctttttcatttgcgCTATTGTGGCTTTCTGCGCCAGTTTGAACATGGGCTAGCATGCTATGCTAACCATGGAAAGAACAACAAGAggtagctaacgttagcataaTGTAATAGTCGGTGGAACCAACCATGTGAACAGGCTTACAGAAGGTGGAGGTGtgtggttttaaatgtttcaggACCATCTGGTGTTTATATCAATGTGTGGTCAGATCAACATGAACTGAGGGAGCCGGTGTTAGCCTGTAGTGACGTCAGATGGTTAACAGGAAGAGGTTATAGCTTCCTTAATGCATTACATTACATTCCCATCCCGTTGTTTTTCCTCTTACCTTTGTGTGCAGTTTGGTGTATACAGGTAACAGAAGCATGCTGCTCCTTCTGatggttgtgtttgttgtttgttgcagGAAGGAGTCAAGACGGAGAACGACCACATTAACCTCAAGGTAGCTGGCCAGGATGGGTCAGTAGTACAGTTCAAAATCAAAAGGCACACGCCTCTCAGCAAACTAATGAAGGCATACTGCGAAAGACAGGTAAGTCATTCATCAAGTGTGACACGTGTGTGAACTTGAATGTTGTGATTATAAATAATCTGTTCAAAGATTGAGGTTAATCATTAACTTGAAGAATCTCATGTTGGGTTTTCTGTCTTGTGTCTTTTAAAGGGACTGTCAATTCGTCAGATACGGTTTAGGTTTGATGGACAGCCAATTAATGAAACAGacacacctgcacaggtaaGCATAAATTGTACTTAATGCACAAGTAGTCTAGTCAAATATATCACAATTGAACATGCATGGTTACATTTAGAGCAGAAATGGATGAAAGCATCAGAGGACAAGTATAGATCACCTGAACATCTATTCTGTCATCACACTGTCATGTTATAAAATGTCATCATACCTGAGGTCTGGTATATCAAATTCAACATGTAACAGAACATGCACATTCCTCTTTTTTATGTcggaagaaaacacaacaaaaagtgCTTTAATACCAGAAGCAAAgaaactggtaaaaaaaaaactgtaaagacATCCCACACAGTAGCTAAATACATTTGTCTTAAACTGTAGATTCAAACCAAAGATTAATAAACATTCTGATGCTCAATGTTGCCATACCAAAAACTGTTGAGGGGTTGACACCCTGCTTCTCATTACTGACTAAATAACTTGCATTTGTTGTTGTAGAAATAAATACGAAGTTCCTAAATGTCTGATGAGAtctttgtgtttccacagctggaGATGGAGGATGAGGACACTATTGATGTATTTCAACAACAGACAGGGGGAGTCTGTTCTTAAATGCGATGTGGACTCTACTCTTGGAAGAatcacattattattttcatgttgtatttgtttaattctgtttttaccctcccctccccccaacacccacacacatactttGCTTGGCTAAATGTCAGGCTGTTCACAACAAGAAGGTAGAGGATTTTCATTAGGGAC
Encoded proteins:
- the sumo3b gene encoding small ubiquitin-related modifier 3 gives rise to the protein MSEEKPKEGVKTENDHINLKVAGQDGSVVQFKIKRHTPLSKLMKAYCERQGLSIRQIRFRFDGQPINETDTPAQLEMEDEDTIDVFQQQTGGVCS